One part of the Tunicatimonas pelagia genome encodes these proteins:
- a CDS encoding RagB/SusD family nutrient uptake outer membrane protein, whose product MKNSILSIVALILPAIVNWGCTSLEEDVLDESLTGSGLAETVNGVVAPAYGQISWVWRHTNYYGLQLLAADEAILPYRGGTDWFDGGKFMAVHQHQMTSGNDLIGDSWNELAKNISRTILAIEVLRPLSSEGDTEAGEALHEMLALRAYLNMLMLESWGVVFAKETSDEISEVLRGQDAIDYIENDLLSVVDVINTDRGPGRITQSAVWGFLARLYLNSAVYRDPYGTPEFTTEDMNQVIQYTDNIINSGQYSLSSEYFDLFNDENIGNPEIIFSLDQRGILRREHSRWAYWSIAGSMFPRPEFTGADGTDGPAVTSDFYQTWEEAYGDVDPAQADARFYQQNTMVPTVLRDLSGLNTENDEDHFYCVEPLEFEMDRGILRGVQWGPRKGPDGEFLTCDGGVRIYPVQQLKGNGPDRDIGYVNHVERVDFSNEGRLHNTGYRVSKYQFSRTSPNGNNFSSVDLVLMRLAEIYLMRAEAKLRNGDAAGALADVNTVRTSRNARPDQTPPPLANVDLDILFRERGFELYWEGFRRGDQIRFGKYEDTWTEKTSSEVDKRLFPIPQNAIDGASNVAGFLEQNQGY is encoded by the coding sequence ATGAAAAACAGTATTCTAAGCATAGTAGCTCTTATCTTACCTGCCATTGTAAACTGGGGCTGTACTTCTCTAGAAGAAGACGTTTTGGACGAATCGCTAACCGGTTCAGGGCTCGCCGAAACGGTTAATGGGGTGGTTGCCCCGGCCTACGGGCAGATTTCTTGGGTATGGCGCCATACCAACTACTACGGGCTACAGTTACTGGCTGCTGATGAAGCCATATTACCTTATCGGGGCGGTACCGACTGGTTTGACGGCGGTAAGTTTATGGCCGTGCATCAACACCAAATGACCTCCGGCAATGATCTGATCGGAGATTCCTGGAATGAGCTAGCCAAAAATATATCGCGTACCATCTTAGCCATCGAAGTGCTTCGGCCTTTATCATCGGAAGGAGATACCGAGGCAGGAGAAGCTCTGCACGAAATGCTAGCCCTACGGGCGTATCTAAACATGCTGATGTTAGAAAGCTGGGGCGTTGTTTTTGCCAAAGAAACATCAGATGAAATCTCGGAAGTGCTACGAGGGCAAGATGCGATTGACTACATTGAGAATGACCTACTATCGGTGGTAGATGTCATCAATACTGACCGCGGACCAGGACGAATCACCCAAAGTGCGGTGTGGGGATTCCTCGCTCGACTGTACTTAAACTCAGCCGTGTATCGCGATCCCTACGGAACCCCTGAGTTTACTACCGAAGATATGAATCAGGTCATTCAATACACCGATAATATTATCAACTCCGGTCAGTACTCCTTGTCATCCGAATACTTTGATCTGTTTAACGACGAGAATATTGGCAACCCTGAAATCATCTTTTCCCTCGATCAGCGAGGGATACTACGCCGAGAGCATAGTCGTTGGGCGTACTGGTCAATCGCTGGCTCAATGTTTCCCCGGCCAGAGTTTACCGGAGCTGATGGTACCGACGGCCCGGCTGTTACATCCGATTTTTACCAAACTTGGGAGGAAGCTTACGGCGATGTTGATCCGGCTCAGGCCGATGCTCGGTTTTACCAACAGAATACGATGGTTCCCACAGTATTACGAGACCTCAGTGGGCTGAACACCGAAAACGACGAAGACCACTTCTACTGTGTAGAACCACTGGAGTTTGAAATGGATCGGGGAATTTTGCGCGGAGTGCAGTGGGGACCCCGAAAAGGGCCGGATGGCGAATTTCTTACCTGCGATGGCGGAGTACGAATTTATCCCGTACAGCAACTCAAGGGCAATGGCCCCGACCGCGATATCGGGTACGTGAACCACGTAGAGCGAGTAGATTTCAGCAATGAAGGCAGATTACACAACACCGGTTACCGCGTGTCTAAGTATCAGTTTAGCCGAACTTCCCCTAATGGCAACAACTTCAGCAGCGTAGACTTGGTGCTCATGCGATTAGCCGAGATTTATCTGATGCGAGCCGAAGCCAAACTACGCAACGGTGATGCCGCCGGGGCACTAGCGGATGTAAATACCGTAAGAACCTCCCGAAACGCCCGTCCCGATCAAACCCCACCTCCCCTAGCGAATGTTGATCTGGATATCTTGTTTCGGGAACGAGGGTTTGAATTATACTGGGAAGGTTTCCGGCGAGGCGATCAAATCCGGTTTGGTAAGTACGAAGATACATGGACTGAAAAAACTAGTAGCGAAGTGGATAAGCGATTATTCCCCATTCCGCAGAACGCTATCGATGGAGCTTCTAATGTAGCTGGCTTCTTAGAGCAAAATCAAGGGTACTAG
- a CDS encoding WD40/YVTN/BNR-like repeat-containing protein has product MNQPRLLFLLTLAFYYLCVLDATAQRKKKQLATTVSYDDSLYNAIQYRLVGPFRGGRSCTVTGIPNDRDTYYFGSVGGGVWKTSDGGTTWKNISDGFFGGSVGSIAVSESDPNVIYVGLGEKTIRGNVSSNFGVWKSTDAGTSWNFIGLKNTRHIGRIRVHPTNPDVVYVAAMGDLWQSSEERGVYKSTDGGETWNKILFANVNAGAVDLVLDPNNPRILYASTWNVHRTPYSLSSGGPGSDLWKSTDSGKNWEKLTEKENMPDSPRGIIGVTVSPANSDRIWALIEAEDGGVFRSDDAGKTWKKINSDRALRSRAWYYTRIIADSQDENKVYVMNVSYAKSTDGGKTFTLHRAPHGDHHDLWIDPSDNTRMIIADDGGAQVSTDGGDSWTTYYNQPTAQFYRIATDNHFPYRIYGAQQDNSSIRIAHRSDGPAITEDNWEVTAGGESAYHAIDPEDNEIIYGGNYKGYLYRFNHENNQRRSINVWPLNPAGSGVEVMKYRFNWNFPTFFSHHNPDKLYAFSHRVHVSNTEGENWETISPDLTRAVPETMVSSGGPITQDNTGVEFYATILTANESPYQEGELWTGSDDGLLHLTQDDGSTWQDITPADAPTDIMWNSIDIHPTVRGGAYVAGTRYKSGDFQPYLYKTTDYGQSWTKITSGIDDLHFTRVVHADPKREGLLYAGTEYGMYVSFDDGANWKPFQLNLPEVPITDLQVRDNNLIVATQGRSFWMIDDLTPLHQLNETVARADFHLYQPKPSYRMKQQGWDRYNALLHGKNHPEGVMIYYHLQDGLDTTDIISLEILEEDGDVIKTFASNSKKPQQKLRAKKGSNLFVWDMRYPDAVSFKGLILYSSNTDGPQAVPGKYTARLTLNGESQEQPFEILKDPRVKSTQEDLQAQFNFLIDVRDKLSEAHQAVIDIRNLRKDLDYVKAKLKDNPNSKTILKATQELNDEMTIIENNIHETRNEAYQDPLNFGIKLNNRLAYLATHESAGEFRPTEQAVAYKKEVSAQIDGEIMALQNLLNERLPVINQMMEEQNIEVLTQPKSENNEVEVGY; this is encoded by the coding sequence ATGAACCAACCTCGTCTTCTCTTCCTACTCACCCTAGCCTTTTACTACTTATGTGTGCTAGATGCTACCGCTCAGCGTAAGAAAAAGCAGTTGGCTACAACAGTTAGCTACGATGACTCTCTTTACAACGCTATTCAGTACCGACTTGTAGGCCCGTTTCGGGGCGGACGTTCATGTACGGTTACGGGTATACCCAATGATCGGGACACATATTATTTCGGTTCTGTAGGTGGTGGAGTATGGAAGACGAGCGATGGAGGAACCACTTGGAAAAATATTTCCGATGGCTTCTTTGGTGGTTCGGTGGGTTCTATAGCGGTGTCAGAGTCTGACCCCAATGTGATCTACGTAGGCTTAGGTGAAAAGACTATCCGCGGTAACGTCTCCTCTAACTTTGGGGTGTGGAAATCAACTGATGCGGGCACTTCCTGGAATTTTATTGGCCTGAAGAATACCCGGCACATTGGTCGCATCCGGGTACACCCGACCAATCCGGATGTAGTATACGTTGCCGCTATGGGTGACCTCTGGCAATCCAGTGAAGAGCGAGGCGTTTATAAAAGTACCGATGGAGGCGAAACTTGGAATAAAATTCTATTTGCTAACGTAAATGCTGGGGCAGTTGACTTAGTATTAGATCCGAATAACCCCCGCATTCTTTACGCCAGCACCTGGAATGTACATCGTACTCCGTACAGCCTATCCAGTGGTGGGCCCGGCTCTGATCTTTGGAAAAGCACGGATTCGGGAAAGAACTGGGAAAAGCTAACTGAGAAAGAGAACATGCCCGATTCCCCGCGCGGCATAATCGGAGTCACAGTGTCCCCGGCCAACTCGGACCGGATTTGGGCGCTGATTGAAGCGGAAGATGGTGGCGTATTTCGTTCTGATGATGCCGGAAAAACCTGGAAGAAGATCAACAGCGACCGGGCACTTCGCTCCCGGGCTTGGTACTACACCCGGATTATTGCTGACTCCCAAGATGAAAACAAAGTGTACGTGATGAATGTCTCCTACGCTAAATCAACCGACGGTGGAAAAACGTTTACCCTACACCGCGCTCCCCACGGCGATCATCATGACTTGTGGATTGACCCCAGTGATAACACCCGAATGATTATTGCCGACGATGGTGGCGCACAGGTTTCTACCGATGGTGGGGATAGTTGGACTACTTACTACAATCAACCTACGGCTCAGTTTTACCGCATCGCTACCGATAATCATTTTCCTTATCGTATTTATGGTGCCCAGCAAGACAACTCGTCTATTCGTATTGCTCACCGTTCGGATGGCCCAGCCATTACCGAAGATAATTGGGAGGTAACCGCAGGAGGCGAAAGTGCTTACCATGCCATTGACCCGGAAGATAACGAAATCATCTACGGTGGCAATTACAAAGGATACCTCTATCGATTCAATCATGAAAATAACCAACGCCGTTCCATCAACGTTTGGCCACTCAACCCGGCGGGTTCGGGAGTGGAAGTAATGAAGTACCGCTTCAACTGGAACTTCCCTACTTTCTTTTCTCACCACAATCCCGATAAACTCTACGCTTTCTCGCACCGAGTACACGTAAGCAACACCGAAGGCGAAAACTGGGAAACGATCAGCCCCGATTTGACCCGAGCCGTACCCGAAACGATGGTATCATCCGGTGGCCCTATCACCCAAGACAATACTGGAGTAGAATTCTACGCTACGATCTTAACTGCGAATGAAAGCCCTTACCAAGAAGGGGAGCTCTGGACAGGCTCTGATGATGGGCTACTGCACCTAACCCAGGACGATGGTTCAACCTGGCAGGATATTACTCCGGCTGATGCTCCAACTGACATTATGTGGAACTCTATCGACATTCATCCTACTGTACGCGGTGGGGCTTACGTAGCTGGAACACGGTACAAAAGCGGCGACTTTCAGCCGTATTTGTATAAAACTACCGACTACGGTCAGTCTTGGACGAAGATTACGAGTGGTATTGATGATCTGCACTTTACTCGGGTAGTTCACGCTGACCCCAAACGAGAAGGATTGCTCTACGCCGGAACCGAATACGGCATGTACGTTTCGTTTGACGACGGAGCTAATTGGAAACCATTTCAGCTAAACTTACCGGAAGTTCCCATTACTGATTTACAAGTTCGTGATAACAACTTGATTGTAGCTACTCAGGGCCGGAGCTTCTGGATGATTGATGATCTTACACCTCTGCACCAACTGAACGAAACGGTAGCCCGAGCTGATTTTCATCTGTATCAACCCAAACCTAGCTATCGTATGAAGCAGCAGGGTTGGGATCGGTACAACGCACTGTTGCACGGTAAGAATCACCCCGAAGGAGTGATGATCTACTATCATCTACAGGATGGGTTAGATACTACTGATATAATCAGCCTGGAAATTTTGGAAGAAGACGGTGATGTCATTAAAACATTTGCTAGTAATTCAAAAAAGCCCCAACAAAAGCTACGCGCTAAAAAAGGCAGTAATCTGTTTGTGTGGGATATGCGCTACCCGGATGCCGTTTCCTTCAAAGGCTTAATTCTTTATTCCTCCAATACCGATGGCCCCCAAGCCGTACCAGGCAAGTACACTGCCCGGCTAACCCTGAACGGCGAAAGCCAGGAGCAACCCTTTGAAATACTGAAAGACCCTCGAGTAAAAAGCACACAAGAAGATTTACAAGCGCAGTTCAACTTTCTGATTGACGTGCGTGATAAACTTTCCGAAGCCCATCAGGCCGTAATTGACATCCGTAACTTGCGGAAAGACCTGGACTACGTAAAAGCAAAGCTCAAGGACAACCCCAATAGCAAAACCATTTTAAAGGCTACTCAAGAGTTGAATGATGAAATGACTATCATCGAGAACAATATTCACGAAACCCGTAACGAAGCCTACCAAGACCCGCTCAACTTTGGTATTAAGCTAAATAACCGATTAGCTTACTTAGCTACCCACGAGTCGGCCGGAGAATTTCGCCCGACTGAGCAGGCGGTTGCTTACAAAAAAGAGGTGTCAGCCCAAATTGATGGCGAGATTATGGCGTTGCAGAATTTACTGAACGAACGTTTACCCGTAATCAACCAGATGATGGAAGAACAGAATATTGAAGTGTTGACCCAACCAAAATCTGAGAATAACGAAGTAGAAGTAGGCTATTAG
- a CDS encoding SusC/RagA family TonB-linked outer membrane protein: MHSIFKVASLLSLLMICLGHPGFSASVPELRHNFLNDVLAEKTTNPPASVDEITGTVTDENNQPLVGATVSIKGTTVGTITNTNGNFTLNAAPNDVLLISFVGYTTQEVPVGNQTNFSVQLSPDSRQLQDVVVVAYGTQKRSDVTGSIASANAEDFNKGLVVNPGQLLQGKVAGVNVSNASGEPGAAQNIIIRGVGSLRSGTTPLFVVDGFVLDNSTTGVATNPLNFINPQDIKSIDILKDASAAAIYGARAANGVVVITTKEGRVGKTDINVSLSTARSTIANTVDVFGADEFRRQVAAVGGTLLDAGGNTDWQDELTRTAVSNNVNLSFSGAGSDQFSYYVSGGYEDQEGILANSHLRRYSARANLNQTGLNGRLKVDYNLTGARTENLRPDNTAIVVDMLQLNPTIPAYTNGEPTVLEEMLNPLIRNEIYSDEAENNRILANISPSLEIIPNLTYKLNLGIDYSVTNRDVQLEPYVLLEGFEFGELDNITTTNENQLVENTLTYNLELDQHNVTFLAGHSYQRTFVHQKTFELSSFASNGIEPRYQDQISTQEQPTTLNTFAREDELQSFFGRVNYAFASKYLLTATLRADGSSKFGENNRYGYFPSFAAGWNLSEEDFMTALPFDNLKLRASWGQTGNQEIPSKITQASFLESKSENDTYPLDPNSTTLDDYPFGTIFTRLANPDIQWEVSTQTNIGLDFSLLNYRLSGTIDYFNKVSENILLEVVPADPIQPTATFWTNVPDMEIRNSGIELALEYSDDLPSGLSYTIGGNLTYIQNEVVNSPFAVLATGRATGAGQTGATINGYLNGEPIGAFYMKEFVGIGEDGLNQFRDTNGDDQVLENDRTVVGSALPDLNYAFQFNLRYRGFELGANFNGVSGNQIYNHTRMSLFNRGNLASSFNTTDFAVQFPDEDITNSNEVSTRYLEDGSFLRLNNATLAYTLPTTQVGLGDWVNNVRVSLTGQNLFVITNYSGFDPEVNTGSSIDGVQTFGIDRFTYPTARTILLGVNVSF; this comes from the coding sequence ATGCACTCTATTTTTAAAGTCGCTTCACTCCTTAGTCTTCTGATGATCTGCTTAGGTCATCCGGGTTTTTCGGCATCAGTGCCTGAGCTACGGCATAACTTTCTTAACGATGTACTTGCTGAAAAGACTACTAACCCACCTGCTTCGGTTGATGAAATTACTGGAACCGTTACCGATGAGAACAACCAGCCGTTAGTGGGAGCTACCGTTAGTATCAAGGGCACTACCGTCGGCACCATTACAAACACTAATGGTAACTTCACTCTCAATGCTGCCCCCAACGACGTTCTACTGATTTCTTTCGTAGGGTACACTACCCAGGAAGTACCGGTAGGTAACCAAACCAACTTTAGCGTACAACTATCCCCCGACTCCCGGCAATTGCAAGATGTGGTAGTAGTAGCTTACGGCACCCAGAAGCGATCCGATGTAACCGGATCAATTGCTTCGGCCAATGCCGAAGACTTTAACAAAGGGTTAGTAGTCAATCCGGGGCAGCTACTGCAAGGAAAGGTGGCGGGAGTAAATGTTTCTAATGCCAGTGGCGAACCCGGAGCCGCGCAAAATATCATCATCCGAGGAGTAGGCAGCTTGCGCTCCGGTACTACTCCTCTTTTTGTGGTAGACGGGTTTGTGCTGGACAACTCCACCACCGGAGTAGCTACCAACCCACTTAACTTTATTAATCCGCAGGACATTAAAAGTATTGACATACTTAAAGATGCTTCGGCAGCAGCCATTTACGGAGCTAGGGCGGCCAACGGCGTGGTGGTGATTACCACTAAAGAAGGCCGAGTAGGTAAGACGGACATAAACGTATCCCTATCTACCGCTCGCTCTACTATTGCCAACACTGTTGATGTTTTTGGCGCAGATGAATTTCGCCGACAGGTAGCAGCCGTGGGAGGCACTTTGCTCGATGCCGGGGGTAATACTGATTGGCAAGATGAGTTGACCCGAACCGCCGTCTCTAACAATGTGAACCTATCGTTTAGCGGAGCCGGAAGTGACCAGTTTTCTTACTACGTCTCGGGCGGCTATGAAGACCAGGAAGGAATCCTGGCTAACAGTCATCTCCGACGCTACTCGGCTCGAGCCAACCTTAACCAAACCGGATTAAACGGACGCCTGAAAGTTGATTATAATTTGACTGGAGCACGTACCGAAAACTTACGACCCGATAATACTGCTATTGTTGTAGATATGCTACAGCTCAATCCCACTATTCCGGCTTACACCAATGGTGAGCCTACGGTGCTAGAGGAAATGCTCAATCCCCTTATTCGCAACGAAATTTACAGTGATGAAGCTGAGAATAATCGTATTCTGGCCAACATTTCGCCCTCTCTGGAAATTATTCCGAACTTGACCTACAAGCTAAATCTAGGGATTGACTACTCAGTGACCAACCGGGATGTTCAGCTCGAGCCTTATGTGCTACTGGAGGGCTTTGAGTTTGGTGAGTTAGATAATATTACCACCACTAATGAGAATCAACTGGTAGAAAATACCCTGACCTATAACCTCGAGCTCGACCAACATAACGTCACTTTCTTGGCCGGGCACTCTTACCAGCGAACATTTGTCCACCAAAAAACTTTTGAGCTATCTAGCTTTGCTAGCAATGGTATTGAACCTCGGTACCAGGATCAAATCAGTACTCAAGAACAACCAACTACCTTGAATACTTTTGCCCGAGAAGATGAGTTGCAATCTTTTTTTGGTAGAGTCAACTATGCCTTTGCCAGCAAGTATCTGCTTACTGCTACCCTTCGGGCGGATGGCTCATCTAAATTTGGAGAGAATAACCGCTACGGCTACTTTCCGTCTTTTGCCGCCGGTTGGAACCTTAGCGAAGAGGATTTTATGACCGCTCTTCCGTTTGATAATCTTAAACTTCGGGCAAGTTGGGGGCAAACGGGCAACCAGGAGATTCCTTCCAAAATTACGCAAGCTAGTTTCTTAGAAAGCAAATCCGAAAACGATACTTATCCGCTTGACCCCAACTCTACTACCCTAGACGATTATCCGTTTGGAACCATCTTTACCCGCTTAGCTAACCCCGATATTCAGTGGGAAGTGTCTACTCAAACCAACATCGGGTTAGACTTCAGCCTACTTAACTATCGCCTGAGCGGTACGATAGACTATTTTAATAAAGTGTCTGAAAACATACTATTAGAAGTAGTCCCCGCCGACCCAATACAACCTACGGCTACCTTCTGGACAAATGTGCCGGATATGGAGATCAGAAACTCCGGCATTGAGCTGGCGTTAGAATACAGCGACGATCTACCAAGTGGTCTTTCCTACACCATTGGTGGTAACCTTACCTACATCCAGAACGAAGTGGTGAACTCGCCTTTTGCGGTACTGGCTACCGGACGAGCTACCGGAGCCGGACAGACGGGAGCTACTATCAACGGTTACCTTAACGGCGAACCCATCGGAGCCTTTTATATGAAAGAGTTTGTAGGTATTGGGGAAGATGGTTTAAATCAATTTCGGGATACCAACGGCGATGACCAAGTGCTAGAAAACGATCGAACCGTAGTGGGTTCCGCCCTACCCGACCTGAACTACGCCTTTCAATTTAACCTGCGGTACCGAGGCTTTGAGTTGGGGGCTAACTTCAACGGAGTTTCCGGTAACCAAATTTACAATCATACTCGCATGTCGCTCTTCAACCGGGGCAATCTGGCTTCTTCCTTCAATACCACTGACTTTGCGGTGCAATTTCCTGACGAGGATATTACCAATTCTAATGAAGTATCGACCCGCTACTTAGAAGATGGTAGTTTTCTACGGCTCAACAATGCCACCCTCGCCTACACCCTTCCTACCACTCAGGTGGGTCTAGGCGATTGGGTGAACAACGTTCGCGTGTCGCTGACGGGTCAGAACCTGTTTGTCATTACCAACTATTCTGGCTTTGACCCCGAGGTAAACACCGGAAGCTCAATTGACGGTGTGCAGACTTTCGGTATTGACCGTTTTACTTACCCCACAGCCAGAACTATTCTACTGGGCGTAAACGTATCTTTTTAA
- a CDS encoding PAS domain-containing protein, translating into MDSDVTLTSDQLAVFETLPESYLVLSPAFSILTASNTYLAATGTLREEIVGKQPKDIFSDVAPMYVVGLHSSLQEVLDTGNPHQIKLIGTHRGGDKNEQPLLSGEDNWENYTELLNTPVFYEQGNVRYIIHEIKGVSPVNLLAHTFANDANEKGLLSVLFEQSMMAVALYVGREYRIDIANTTFCKVLGRTPEQALGTPLFELLPELVGQGYKELLDGVLTTGVPCTVYEQYSQINRYGRKDTAYWDLEYYPSRDDEGNVVGVGVVAMEVTKRVEARQQLEAKNNELKQALRKAHELTALLDNSNDFVGLATPEGQGIYINPAGRAMTGISASRSAAEIKIEDFIYKEDVPFLQDTIIPAQFKKGSWSGDFRFRHFKTNQRIDVFYNCFTVNDPETNEVLALATISQDISERKKREAELENYREQLYHTNQELASLNEELMVVNEDLGQTNEHLRSVNADLDNFVYMASHDLKAPIINIQRLLEILKDHLPPENQQSVEMQKSLTMIDKSVARFKDTLADLSDLTRLQRQANLPEELVSVAEVIESVRLDMAMTIKEANARLDIQLIDCSPVYFAPKNLRSVVYNLLSNALKYRNPQRDPIIQIRCEEVDGYQLLTVKDNGLGMNLNQSDKLFSMFHRFHSHVEGTGIGLYMVKKIVENAGGKIEVESAVGIGTMFQVYLKASKAMVESV; encoded by the coding sequence ATGGATTCTGACGTTACCCTTACTTCTGACCAATTAGCAGTATTTGAGACTCTTCCTGAATCGTATCTAGTTCTTTCGCCGGCATTTTCTATCCTTACCGCTAGTAACACATATTTAGCGGCAACTGGTACCCTACGCGAGGAAATTGTTGGAAAGCAACCGAAAGATATTTTCTCAGATGTTGCTCCCATGTACGTAGTTGGACTACACTCTTCTTTGCAAGAAGTATTGGATACTGGCAACCCTCACCAAATAAAGCTTATAGGAACTCATAGAGGAGGCGATAAAAACGAACAACCCTTACTTTCTGGTGAGGATAATTGGGAAAATTACACTGAACTACTTAATACACCGGTGTTTTATGAACAAGGAAATGTACGCTATATCATTCATGAGATAAAGGGGGTAAGTCCCGTAAATCTTCTGGCGCATACCTTTGCCAATGATGCTAACGAAAAAGGACTTTTATCAGTACTCTTTGAGCAATCGATGATGGCCGTTGCTTTGTACGTGGGGCGTGAGTATAGAATTGATATAGCTAACACTACTTTTTGTAAGGTGTTGGGGCGTACTCCTGAGCAAGCTCTGGGTACCCCTTTGTTCGAATTACTACCAGAATTAGTCGGTCAAGGCTATAAAGAACTATTGGATGGGGTATTAACTACCGGTGTTCCCTGCACTGTCTACGAACAATACTCTCAAATTAATCGCTACGGTCGTAAGGATACTGCCTACTGGGACTTAGAATACTACCCTAGTCGGGACGATGAAGGTAATGTAGTAGGAGTAGGGGTTGTGGCTATGGAAGTCACGAAAAGGGTAGAGGCCCGGCAACAATTGGAGGCGAAAAATAACGAACTTAAACAAGCTTTGCGAAAAGCGCATGAGCTCACGGCATTACTCGACAACAGTAACGACTTTGTTGGGCTAGCAACGCCGGAGGGGCAGGGTATTTACATTAACCCTGCCGGACGGGCTATGACGGGAATTTCAGCCTCGCGCTCTGCTGCTGAAATAAAGATCGAGGATTTTATTTACAAAGAAGATGTGCCTTTCTTACAAGATACTATTATACCTGCTCAGTTTAAGAAAGGAAGTTGGTCGGGGGATTTTCGGTTTCGGCACTTTAAAACTAATCAGCGTATTGATGTATTCTATAACTGCTTCACTGTAAATGATCCGGAAACTAACGAGGTTTTAGCACTAGCCACGATCTCCCAGGATATTTCTGAGCGTAAGAAACGTGAAGCTGAGCTAGAGAACTATCGTGAACAGCTCTATCATACTAATCAGGAGCTAGCCTCACTCAATGAAGAGCTCATGGTTGTTAATGAAGACCTAGGGCAAACCAATGAACATCTTCGGAGCGTGAATGCCGATTTAGATAATTTTGTCTATATGGCTTCTCACGACCTCAAAGCACCCATTATTAATATTCAAAGGCTTCTGGAAATACTAAAGGATCACCTCCCCCCGGAAAATCAGCAATCAGTCGAAATGCAAAAGTCTTTGACCATGATTGACAAATCGGTTGCACGTTTTAAGGATACACTGGCCGACCTAAGTGACCTGACCCGACTACAACGACAAGCGAATTTACCCGAAGAATTGGTTAGTGTAGCCGAAGTGATTGAGAGTGTACGCTTAGATATGGCAATGACCATTAAGGAAGCCAACGCCCGCCTTGACATTCAATTAATAGACTGCTCTCCTGTTTATTTTGCGCCTAAAAATCTACGTAGTGTAGTGTATAATCTATTATCCAATGCTCTGAAATATCGCAACCCCCAGCGTGATCCTATTATTCAGATACGCTGTGAAGAAGTAGATGGCTACCAGCTACTTACTGTGAAAGACAATGGTTTAGGAATGAACCTCAACCAAAGTGATAAGCTTTTCTCCATGTTTCATCGTTTTCATAGTCATGTTGAAGGTACTGGGATTGGACTTTATATGGTCAAGAAGATTGTTGAAAATGCAGGAGGGAAAATAGAAGTAGAAAGTGCAGTGGGTATAGGAACTATGTTTCAAGTATATTTGAAGGCAAGCAAGGCAATGGTAGAAAGCGTGTAA
- a CDS encoding Crp/Fnr family transcriptional regulator has protein sequence MRDFLCNLASFTEEELDAILSEGHRKTATAKELVFQAGNTFNKIWFIESGMMRAFRIIDGKDYTFFFFTKQNFAVDYHSFLTKTPSPLFFEVIADIEYMEFSRDTIFSLYDIHPRFERVGRIMAEQAFVSATERFRQLQGESLEVRYQKLLAQDPELFQTIPQHHIASYLSVRPQSLSRIRAKLSGKKY, from the coding sequence ATGAGAGATTTTTTATGCAACCTAGCCTCCTTTACCGAAGAAGAACTTGATGCCATACTTAGTGAGGGTCATCGGAAGACAGCTACAGCGAAAGAACTTGTATTTCAGGCGGGGAATACTTTTAACAAAATCTGGTTTATAGAAAGCGGAATGATGCGCGCTTTTCGTATTATAGACGGTAAAGACTATACATTCTTCTTTTTTACCAAGCAAAATTTTGCGGTCGACTACCATAGCTTTCTCACTAAAACTCCGAGCCCATTATTTTTCGAGGTAATTGCTGACATTGAGTACATGGAGTTTTCCCGAGATACCATTTTTTCGCTTTATGACATCCACCCCCGTTTTGAACGGGTAGGTCGCATTATGGCTGAGCAAGCTTTTGTTAGTGCCACTGAACGGTTCCGGCAGTTGCAAGGGGAGTCTTTAGAAGTACGCTACCAAAAGCTACTGGCTCAAGACCCTGAACTGTTTCAAACCATTCCTCAGCATCATATTGCTTCTTACTTGAGTGTCCGGCCCCAAAGCCTCAGTCGCATTAGAGCGAAACTTTCTGGCAAGAAATATTAG